The DNA region CTTCATCGTCAAACTGTCTTAAACCGGATATTAAAGCAGAGCAAAGATTGACCACCATTTGATTTCGGTTGATTTGCGGTAGCATTGGCGACAAGTTACACCAGTCTTGTCCAACATCACTTAAAGAAGGCATGCTCCAATTAATACCAATTCCAATAACCACTTCGCTGTCTTGAGGACGGGTGAGCTCAACTAAAATTCCACCCAACTTTGCTTTGCCTATCTTTAAATCATTGGGCCACTTTAGACCAACCGATGATACGCCAATCGACTCAAGGAGAGAGGCTATCATAACGCCGACAGCGACACTCAGACCGGAAAGCTCTTTAGCACTTTTGGAAAATCGCGTTTTCACAGATAAGTAAATATTACGGGCAAATGGAGAATGCCAACTCTTACCTTGGCGACCTCGCCCCATTGACTGATATTCTGAAAGACAAAAATGGAATTTTTTGCTTAATGGAATCGCTTGTAGTGCTTGATTGGTCGAAGCGATGCTTTGATAAACTTGAAGCGAATAGAGATTAGGATAAGCTTTTGTTAACTGCTCACAAATATGAGACTCACTCAGCAACTCAATGCCCTCTGGAAGTTTGTAACCTTTACCAGAGACACTAAAGACATCAACACCCATTGATCGCAACTCTTGTACATACTTCCAGACTGCCGTTCGAGACAAGCCAAGGTGCTGAGCCATAGATTCACCCGAGTGAAAATGACCGTCGCTTAAAAGATTAACTAATCTAGATAATGACACAGCTAGATCACTCGAACTTCTTTTTCGAGCGCAATACCGAAGCGCGCTTTAACTTTTGCTAAGACAGTATCAGCAAGTTGATTGATTTGCTCACCAGAAGCACTTTTAAAATTAACAAGCACTAAAGCTTGATGTTCGTGAACACCGGCATCACCTTCGCGATAACCTTTTAATCCGAGTTGATCAATTAGCCAACCAGCCGCCAACTTTACGTTCGAGTCGTCCACCATATAAGTGGGCATATCGGGAAATTCTTGCTTTAGAGATTCAGCCAAGGACTTATCGACCACAGGATTTTTAAAAAAGCTACCGCCATTGCCTAAGCGTTTTGGATCAGGGAGCTTGGCTTGTCGAGTTTTAACGACGGTATCAAAAATATCTTTAGCGGTTAAATCGTTTGTTTCGAGTTGATTTAAGGGAGAATAATTTATCACGGGCTCGAATTGTCGCGATAACCTCAACGTGATTGAAACTATTAACCATCGTCCTAGTTGCCGTTTAAACAAGCTGTCTCGATAACCAAATGCACACTCGTCAACATTGAAAGTACGAAACTCGCCCTTTTCTAAATCAATGGCTTGCACACTGACTAATCGATCTTTTAGCTCAACACCATAAGCACCGATATTCTGAATGGGTGCTGCTCCCACCGTGCCAGGGATTAGCGCTAGGTTTTCGAGGCCGTATAGATTCTTTTTAAGACACGCTTCGACGAGTTGATGCCAATTTTCGCCCGCCATAGCCGTAACAAAAACAGAGGTATCATCGTTGTTTTCGTAAGTTACGCCTTTAATCGCAACATGAAACACATCACCTTCAACATCTTTGGTCAATAGAACGTTGGAGCCACCGCCAAGAATCAAAGGATTCCGGCTCTCATTGTATAACGTAATAAACTCACTTAGGTCTTCTAGCGAGTCTAATGTCCATAAGCGTTTTGCATTTGATCTGACGCCAAATGTATTGAATTCGGTTAGGTCTGCGTTATGAAGGCAATTCACGTTGTTATTCCTTTGATTAACCCCGATATCTTACCACATAAGTCTCATTTAGCAGCGCAGGGATAAGTCTTAATAGATCGATAAAACGAAAGGTTCAATGCATTCTTTAATGCAGCAATTAGATAAAAAACTCTAAGAAGTCGACTTAGCTAAATTCCGGGCATCTTGCCCTGATTTACATGGAAGTAGTGAATGCAGGTTTTGCAGGAGCATAAACCTGCCCACCCCCAATGTCTCTAATAAAGAGTTCTGCTCCATATTTCTAATAAAGAGTTGTAACCATCGTCGTGCCTCTGATCACCATGGATGGTGGGAATGCGACCGAATCTTCTGGAAAGATTCTCGCCGATGTTCACCAAGATTTGTCCGGAGCCAATCAGAACAGCGTTAGCTGGCCTGCGTAGCAGGTGAGCAACAAGGACGTTGCGAATAAATTCGCTCCCGGCGAATTTGTCACATGGCCCTTCAAAGCAATTCTAGGTTCATAAAATTTTAATCAAAAAAAAGCCCATCCGTTTGGATGGGCTCTTTTCTGATTAAATGCCTGGCGATGACCTACTCTCACATGGGGCGGTGCGACGATTCGCGACCCCACTAAAAAACGGGTCTCCCAAAAGGAAAAACCCGAACCACCTTGCGATGATTCGGGTTTGAATTAAATGCCTGGCGATGACCTACTCTCACATGGGGAGACCCCACACTACCATCGGCGCTGAACGTTTTCACTTCTGAGTTCGAGAAGGGATCAGGTGGTTCCCGTTCGCTAATGTCACCAGGCAAAACTGGCTGATATTTCATCCGACGCTTACACGTCGTCTGTCTTCAATTCGGTTAATTATTTGATTCACACAAGTCAGTTGCGCTTTTACATCCTCAGATGTAAAGACCATTTGGGTGTTATATGGTCAAGCCTCACGAACAATTAGTACAAGTTAGCTTAATGCCTCACAACACTTCCACACCTTGCCTATCAACGTCGTAGTCTTCAACGGTTCTTAAGGAGACTTAAAGTCTCAGGGAGAACTTATCTTGAAGGGGGCTTCCCGCTTAGATGCTTTCAGCGGTTATCCTGTCCGAACATAGCTACCCGGCAATGCCACTGGCGTGACAACCGGAACACCAGAGGTTCGTCCACTCCGGTCCTCTCGTACTAGGAGCAGCTCTTCTCAATTCTCCAACGCCCACGGCAGATAGGGACCGAACTGTCTCACGACGTTCTAAACCCAGCTCGCGTACCACTTTAAATGGCGAACAGCCATACCCTTGGGACCGGCTACAGCCCCAGGATGTGATGAGCCGACATCGAGGTGCCAAACTCCCCCGTCGATATGAACTCTTGGGAGGAATCAGCCTGTTATCCCCGGAGTACCTTTTATCCGTTGAGCGATGGCCCTTCCATACAGAACCACCGGATCACTAAGACCTGCTTTCGCACCTGCTCGACGTGTCTGTCTCGCAGTCAAGCGTACTTCTACCTTTATGCTAACCGTACGATGTCCGACCGTACTTAGTACACCTTCGTACTCCTCCGTTACTCTTTGGGAGGAGACCGCCCCAGTCAAACTACCCACCACACACTGTCCTCGATCCCGATAAGGGACCTGAGTTAGAACTCAAACATTACCAGGCTGGTATTTCAAGGTTGGCTCCACAATGGCTGGCGCCACTGCTTCAAAGCCTCCCAGCTATCCTACACAAGTAATGTCTAAGTCCAGTGTGAAGCTATAGTAAAGGTTCACGGGGTCTTTCCGTCTAGCCGCGGGTACACTGCATCTTCACAGCGATTTCAATTTCACTGAGTCTCGGGTGGAGACAGTGTGGCCATCGTTACGCCATTCGTGCAGGTCGGAACTTACCCGACAAGGAATTTCGCTACCTTAGGACCGTTATAGTTACGGCCGCCGTTTACCGGGGCTTCGATCAAGAGCTTCGCATAAGCTAACCCCATCAATTAACCTTCCGGCACCGGGCAGGCGTCACACCCTATACGTCCACTTTCGTGTTTGCAGAGTGCTATGTTTTTAATAAACAGTCGCAGCCACCTGGTTACTTCGACCACCAATAGCTTACGTCGCAAGGACTTCACCATCAGCGGCGTACCTTCTCCCGAAGTTACGGTACTATTTTGCCTAGTTCCTTCACCCGAGTTCTC from Pleionea litopenaei includes:
- the murB gene encoding UDP-N-acetylmuramate dehydrogenase, with the protein product MNCLHNADLTEFNTFGVRSNAKRLWTLDSLEDLSEFITLYNESRNPLILGGGSNVLLTKDVEGDVFHVAIKGVTYENNDDTSVFVTAMAGENWHQLVEACLKKNLYGLENLALIPGTVGAAPIQNIGAYGVELKDRLVSVQAIDLEKGEFRTFNVDECAFGYRDSLFKRQLGRWLIVSITLRLSRQFEPVINYSPLNQLETNDLTAKDIFDTVVKTRQAKLPDPKRLGNGGSFFKNPVVDKSLAESLKQEFPDMPTYMVDDSNVKLAAGWLIDQLGLKGYREGDAGVHEHQALVLVNFKSASGEQINQLADTVLAKVKARFGIALEKEVRVI
- the birA gene encoding bifunctional biotin--[acetyl-CoA-carboxylase] ligase/biotin operon repressor BirA, which codes for MSLSRLVNLLSDGHFHSGESMAQHLGLSRTAVWKYVQELRSMGVDVFSVSGKGYKLPEGIELLSESHICEQLTKAYPNLYSLQVYQSIASTNQALQAIPLSKKFHFCLSEYQSMGRGRQGKSWHSPFARNIYLSVKTRFSKSAKELSGLSVAVGVMIASLLESIGVSSVGLKWPNDLKIGKAKLGGILVELTRPQDSEVVIGIGINWSMPSLSDVGQDWCNLSPMLPQINRNQMVVNLCSALISGLRQFDDEGLTPFLTQWPRYDCLLQKQVNVIRGQRVTTGMAKGIDKTGAILIEVDGTVQPFYGGEISLRVIDDVTG